Proteins from a single region of Nakamurella alba:
- a CDS encoding CHAT domain-containing protein gives MDLLSDARAAVDAAQSDPREALRLATAVLDHAADTAGAGTGPTSTAGRDTAGPAPIGPPAVAAATAHWAIGLARRELGDLGTAETSLRQAVDLASAAGATALVASVRSSLALVRTYQGAPEDGLAELDLAEPHLDGPELARARMQRGLILQRLGRLDEALERYAAALPVLEQAGDRLAEVRLRVNRGVALVYRNELPAADLDLVRARELAIGLGQGLQVAACSHNLGFLYGRHGDVPRSLGWFDRAQQEYTDAGAGGGATAVLLADRAEVLSGAGLVDEALAVSREALARLSDGGNDVEIAEAQLTLARNARSAGARAEGAELARRAATSFALLGRDSWVAHARWIEADCTAVDGADGLPATVDATVVAAAGIADLAGALDRAGWAADAVSALLLAAGTARSAGDITVADGYLERAAAARTDAAAATRITGWYAEARRRLHLGDRSGAARAARDGLRTVTAVRSTLVAGDLRAHVSLLGQQLADLLVALALRHGGPEEVFRAAETWRAASLLAPVRPPADPELARRLAALRAAVAELRPDAPAAAVAVQRQEREIRDLVRSTPATPAARTAGTGDAGSVDPAAVRDALGERILLEWVQHDGRLHLLQIAAGRTHLAAVGHVAEIRELVADLRFQLHRLARGVGSERSLAAAEAGLDRSARLLSGLLLGPAAADLPASSAVPLPGYCVPLPPGGELVLIPTGDLHGVPWAALPWLRERSHVVAPSARTWVAAASRHGRPGRGGRTVLVAGPDLPGAPDEIGDISGLLPDAVVLAGADAGVGAVLEAIGDRRTTVVHVAAHGTFRTDNPLFSALQLADGPLTVYDLQALERVPPVLVLAACDTAGVAVRPGDEPEGLATALLSAGAGTVIAPSVPVPDDATALLMPALHRHLAAGADPARALRLARTQSGDGGPRELAARSSFVALGG, from the coding sequence ATGGATCTCCTGAGCGACGCCCGCGCCGCGGTCGACGCCGCACAGTCCGATCCCCGGGAGGCGCTGCGACTGGCTACCGCGGTACTCGACCACGCCGCCGACACCGCCGGCGCAGGCACCGGGCCGACCAGCACCGCCGGTAGGGACACAGCCGGCCCCGCTCCGATCGGTCCCCCGGCCGTGGCCGCGGCCACCGCGCACTGGGCGATCGGACTGGCCCGTCGCGAACTCGGGGATCTCGGCACGGCCGAGACCTCGCTCCGGCAGGCGGTGGACCTCGCCTCGGCCGCCGGGGCGACCGCGCTCGTGGCCTCCGTCCGGAGCAGTCTGGCCCTGGTCCGGACGTACCAGGGCGCGCCCGAGGACGGCCTGGCCGAGCTGGATCTCGCCGAACCGCACCTGGACGGTCCGGAACTGGCGCGGGCCCGGATGCAACGCGGTCTGATCCTGCAGCGACTGGGGCGGTTGGACGAGGCGCTGGAGCGGTACGCGGCAGCGCTGCCGGTGCTGGAGCAGGCGGGTGACCGGCTGGCCGAGGTCCGGCTCCGGGTGAACCGCGGGGTCGCGCTGGTGTACCGGAACGAGCTGCCGGCAGCAGATCTCGACCTGGTCCGGGCCAGGGAGCTGGCCATCGGGCTGGGCCAGGGGCTGCAGGTGGCGGCGTGTTCGCACAATCTCGGGTTCCTGTACGGGCGGCACGGCGACGTTCCGCGCTCGCTCGGTTGGTTCGACCGGGCGCAGCAGGAGTACACCGATGCCGGTGCGGGTGGTGGCGCCACCGCCGTCCTGCTGGCCGACCGGGCCGAGGTGCTGTCCGGGGCGGGATTGGTCGACGAGGCGCTTGCCGTTTCCCGGGAAGCACTGGCGCGGCTCTCCGACGGCGGCAACGATGTCGAGATCGCCGAGGCCCAACTGACTCTCGCCCGCAACGCCCGCTCGGCGGGTGCCCGGGCGGAGGGCGCCGAGCTCGCCCGGCGCGCAGCCACGTCCTTCGCCCTGCTCGGCCGCGACAGCTGGGTGGCCCACGCCCGCTGGATCGAGGCCGACTGCACCGCGGTCGACGGCGCCGATGGACTGCCGGCCACCGTTGACGCCACTGTCGTTGCCGCCGCCGGCATCGCCGACCTCGCCGGCGCCCTGGACCGCGCCGGCTGGGCTGCCGATGCCGTCTCGGCCCTGCTGCTGGCAGCCGGGACCGCCCGGTCCGCGGGCGACATCACCGTCGCTGACGGATATCTCGAGCGCGCCGCGGCGGCGCGCACCGATGCTGCGGCGGCCACCCGGATCACCGGCTGGTACGCCGAGGCCAGGCGACGCCTGCACCTGGGCGACCGGTCCGGCGCCGCGCGGGCGGCCAGGGACGGCCTGCGGACGGTGACCGCGGTCCGGTCCACACTGGTGGCGGGGGACCTCCGCGCCCACGTGTCGCTGCTGGGACAGCAACTCGCCGACCTGCTGGTCGCCCTGGCTCTCCGGCACGGTGGCCCCGAGGAGGTCTTCCGGGCGGCCGAGACCTGGCGCGCCGCATCACTGCTCGCCCCGGTGCGGCCGCCCGCGGACCCGGAACTCGCCCGCCGGTTGGCCGCCCTGCGGGCCGCCGTGGCGGAACTCCGGCCGGATGCCCCGGCGGCCGCCGTCGCGGTCCAGCGGCAGGAACGGGAGATCCGGGACCTGGTGCGGTCGACACCGGCCACGCCGGCCGCGCGAACGGCGGGGACCGGGGACGCCGGATCGGTCGACCCCGCGGCGGTACGGGATGCCCTGGGCGAACGGATCCTGCTCGAGTGGGTCCAGCACGACGGACGCCTGCACCTGCTGCAGATCGCCGCCGGCAGAACGCATCTCGCAGCCGTCGGTCACGTCGCGGAGATCCGGGAGCTGGTGGCGGACCTGCGTTTCCAGCTGCACCGACTGGCCCGCGGTGTCGGCTCGGAACGATCACTGGCGGCCGCCGAAGCGGGACTGGACCGTTCCGCCCGACTGCTCTCGGGCCTCCTGCTCGGGCCGGCGGCCGCCGACCTGCCGGCGTCGTCGGCGGTCCCGCTGCCCGGCTACTGCGTCCCGCTGCCGCCCGGCGGTGAGCTGGTCCTGATCCCGACCGGTGACCTGCACGGCGTGCCGTGGGCGGCACTCCCGTGGCTGCGGGAGCGGTCGCACGTCGTCGCGCCGTCCGCCCGGACCTGGGTGGCCGCGGCCTCACGGCACGGGCGTCCCGGACGCGGTGGCCGCACCGTCCTGGTCGCCGGTCCCGACCTGCCCGGGGCACCCGACGAGATCGGTGACATCTCCGGCCTGCTGCCCGACGCCGTGGTGCTGGCCGGTGCCGATGCGGGGGTCGGGGCGGTGCTGGAGGCGATCGGAGACCGCAGGACCACCGTGGTGCACGTCGCCGCCCACGGCACCTTCCGCACGGACAACCCGTTGTTCTCCGCCCTGCAACTCGCCGACGGCCCGTTGACCGTGTACGACCTGCAGGCGCTCGAGCGGGTCCCACCGGTCCTGGTCCTCGCCGCCTGCGACACCGCGGGCGTCGCGGTCCGTCCCGGCGACGAGCCCGAGGGCCTGGCGACAGCGCTGCTCTCGGCCGGCGCCGGGACGGTCATCGCCCCGTCGGTGCCGGTACCGGACGACGCGACCGCCCTGCTGATGCCCGCCCTGCACCGACACCTCGCTGCGGGCGCCGACCCGGCTCGGGCGCTGCGACTGGCCCGCACGCAGAGCGGTGACGGTGGGCCGCGGGAGCTGGCGGCGCGCAGCTCGTTCGTCGCCCTCGGCGGCTGA
- a CDS encoding RNA polymerase sigma factor translates to MTVLQQTGTTDRAPRVPGQIAPSDPGEVTAGRWIEEPPPRRTVAALLAAVDDPGAWHELVDRYGRLVWSVARTFRLDDSTTADVTQNVWLRLVEHRLRIREPEQLASWLATTTRHEAIAVLRGRKRESPTDSVQDLEDRSVAPVEDAVVDAFDDARLHADVRVAFGMLPPEGQLLLRLVTAEPKIGYAAIAEIVGRPIGSIGPTRGRLLGELRRHLASLQSGEDQERTGRVPVGASHERGARP, encoded by the coding sequence ATGACCGTCCTGCAGCAGACCGGCACCACCGACCGGGCGCCCCGCGTTCCGGGTCAGATCGCACCGTCCGACCCCGGTGAGGTGACCGCCGGTCGATGGATCGAGGAACCACCGCCCCGCCGCACCGTCGCGGCGCTGCTCGCCGCGGTCGACGACCCCGGTGCCTGGCACGAGCTGGTCGATCGTTACGGGCGCCTCGTCTGGTCCGTCGCCCGAACCTTCCGGCTCGACGACTCCACCACCGCCGACGTCACGCAGAACGTCTGGCTCCGGCTGGTCGAGCACCGGCTGCGGATCCGCGAACCCGAGCAGCTCGCCTCCTGGCTGGCGACCACGACCCGGCACGAGGCGATCGCCGTGCTGCGCGGCCGCAAGCGGGAGTCACCGACCGACTCCGTCCAGGACCTCGAGGACCGCTCCGTCGCCCCGGTGGAGGACGCCGTGGTCGATGCGTTCGACGACGCCCGCCTGCACGCCGACGTCCGGGTGGCGTTCGGCATGCTGCCGCCGGAGGGCCAGTTGTTGCTGCGGCTGGTCACGGCGGAACCGAAGATCGGCTACGCGGCCATCGCCGAGATCGTCGGCCGGCCGATCGGCAGCATCGGCCCGACCCGCGGCCGGCTGCTGGGCGAGCTGCGCAGGCATCTGGCCTCCCTGCAGTCCGGGGAGGATCAGGAGCGCACCGGCCGGGTACCGGTCGGTGCATCGCACGAGAGGGGAGCCCGTCCGTGA
- a CDS encoding LacI family DNA-binding transcriptional regulator, producing MPARTKRPTLRDIAAETGLSPAAVSYALRGLQVPEATQERVREAAERLGYQVDPIARALASGRSGYVGLLCGSQEDSWQQSVLAALGRELLTAGLGALMVDAINDPELERDLAQRLVDQRVDALIVLPLDPAAPHWAEIARRTVLVSIGDSLPGAATAAEVVFDNVAGVTDALGRLAAAGHRRVAVLSPNAASTPDRPSEAVVHRVAPALGLLEQVRMCPHDLDGATEVAASLLSGPDRPTAVLCLADSFAYGVYQAARDLGLRVPEDVSVLGFDDRPVSRLLSPPLSSYRWPMEEMVEAVVRRTVRAIEEGTRSKRKVLDAQPQMRGSVAPPPGHQPGAS from the coding sequence ATGCCCGCCCGGACGAAACGCCCGACGCTGCGGGACATCGCCGCAGAGACGGGGTTGTCACCGGCAGCGGTGTCGTACGCGCTGCGCGGGCTCCAGGTCCCGGAGGCCACCCAGGAACGGGTGCGCGAAGCGGCCGAGCGGCTGGGCTACCAGGTGGACCCGATCGCCCGCGCGCTCGCCTCCGGACGCAGCGGGTACGTCGGGCTGCTCTGCGGGTCGCAGGAGGACAGCTGGCAGCAGTCGGTGCTGGCCGCCCTGGGCCGCGAGCTGCTGACCGCCGGTCTCGGCGCGCTGATGGTCGACGCGATCAACGATCCGGAGCTGGAGCGTGACCTCGCCCAGCGTCTGGTGGACCAGCGGGTGGACGCGCTCATCGTGCTGCCGCTGGACCCGGCTGCCCCGCACTGGGCGGAGATCGCCCGCCGCACCGTGCTGGTGTCCATCGGCGACAGCCTGCCCGGTGCCGCGACGGCGGCAGAGGTGGTGTTCGACAACGTCGCCGGGGTGACCGACGCACTGGGCCGGCTGGCCGCCGCCGGCCACCGGCGGGTGGCGGTGCTCAGCCCGAACGCGGCCTCCACGCCGGACCGGCCGTCGGAGGCGGTGGTGCACCGGGTGGCACCGGCGCTGGGTCTTCTCGAGCAGGTCCGGATGTGCCCGCACGACCTCGACGGGGCCACCGAGGTGGCCGCCTCCCTGCTGTCCGGACCGGACCGACCGACCGCGGTGCTGTGCCTGGCGGACTCCTTCGCCTACGGCGTGTACCAGGCCGCCCGGGATCTCGGACTCCGTGTGCCGGAGGATGTCTCGGTCCTCGGTTTCGACGACCGGCCGGTGTCGCGACTGCTCAGCCCGCCGCTGTCCAGCTACCGCTGGCCGATGGAGGAGATGGTGGAGGCGGTGGTCCGCCGCACCGTCCGGGCCATCGAGGAGGGCACCCGCTCGAAGCGCAAGGTGCTGGACGCGCAGCCGCAGATGCGGGGGTCGGTGGCGCCCCCGCCCGGTCACCAGCCGGGCGCCTCGTAG
- a CDS encoding exodeoxyribonuclease III has translation MLRVATFNVNGIRAAVRRGFGDWLARTGADVVCLQEVRSPVALVPPEILDGWTFSYHEGDRAGRNGVAVLSRVGPTAVRIGFGSADFDAEGRWIEVDLPGAPATSPGAAATSPGAATPPGATDAPSGITVASLYLPKGDTAGEKYDGKMLFMKQLTAHIRETAAAGRELVVCGDWNIAHTNADIRSWKTNLKSVGFLPEERAWFGELLADGEMVDVLRSVHPEADGPYTWWSWRGKAFDNDAGWRIDHQVATPGLAATAVAARVDRENSYAERISDHAAVVVDYEAPGW, from the coding sequence GTGCTGCGGGTCGCGACGTTCAACGTCAACGGGATCAGGGCCGCGGTCCGCCGCGGGTTCGGTGACTGGCTGGCCCGGACCGGCGCGGATGTGGTCTGCCTGCAGGAGGTGCGCTCGCCCGTCGCGCTGGTGCCGCCGGAGATCCTCGACGGCTGGACGTTCTCCTACCACGAGGGCGACCGGGCCGGGCGGAACGGTGTCGCCGTGCTCAGCCGGGTCGGGCCGACCGCTGTCCGGATCGGCTTCGGATCGGCCGACTTCGACGCCGAGGGCCGGTGGATCGAGGTGGACCTGCCCGGCGCACCTGCCACCTCGCCCGGCGCAGCTGCCACCTCGCCCGGTGCCGCCACGCCACCCGGTGCCACCGACGCCCCGAGCGGGATCACCGTCGCCTCCCTCTACCTGCCCAAGGGCGACACCGCGGGGGAGAAGTACGACGGGAAGATGCTGTTCATGAAGCAGCTCACCGCGCACATCCGCGAGACGGCCGCCGCCGGCCGCGAGCTGGTCGTCTGCGGTGATTGGAACATCGCCCACACCAACGCCGACATCCGTTCCTGGAAGACCAATCTCAAGTCCGTCGGCTTCCTGCCGGAGGAGCGGGCCTGGTTCGGTGAGTTGCTCGCCGACGGCGAGATGGTCGACGTGCTGCGCTCGGTGCACCCGGAGGCCGACGGTCCGTACACCTGGTGGTCCTGGCGTGGGAAGGCGTTCGACAACGACGCCGGCTGGCGGATCGACCACCAGGTCGCGACGCCCGGCCTAGCCGCCACCGCTGTCGCGGCCCGGGTGGACCGGGAGAACTCCTACGCCGAGCGGATCTCCGACCACGCCGCCGTGGTGGTCGACTACGAGGCGCCCGGCTGGTGA
- a CDS encoding AMP-binding protein, which translates to MSFRSPMPDVEIPDKSLYDFLFEDLTGNEETVALIDGPSGAETTYAALRAQINALAGGLAARGFASGQVAAVLCPNVPAFVTVFHGILRAGGTATTVNSLYTAHEIADQLKDSKAVLLFTPSMFLPQAEAAAQEAGLDVANIVVIDGSDTVAPERSSLRSLLTSGVPAPEVSIDPATHLAVLPYSSGTTGRAKGVMLTHRNLVANLAQTADCIGVGPADKVLCVLPFFHIYGMNVLMNGGLQHRAALVTMPKFDLPEFLRIIAERQASYLFVAPPIAVALAKHPLVDQYDVSTIRMIFSGAAPLDADLGHAVEQRLGCTLHQGYGMSEMSPVSHCIPQSRDDIPLGTVGLTIPNMECKLVDPATGEEIGVPEAGTSAPGELWCKGPNVMVGYFGNAQATGETLDGDGFLHTGDVATVSSEGYVTIVDRVKELIKYKGYQVPPAELEAVLLGHPGIADAAVVGVIVDGEEIPKAFVVLQAGAELTADDVMAYVAEQVAPHKKVRQVEFIDVVPKSSAGKILRRQLRAAPASV; encoded by the coding sequence ATGAGCTTCCGCAGCCCGATGCCCGACGTCGAGATCCCCGACAAGTCCTTGTACGACTTCCTTTTCGAGGACCTGACAGGGAACGAGGAGACTGTCGCGCTGATCGACGGGCCGTCGGGGGCGGAGACCACCTACGCCGCCCTGCGAGCGCAGATCAACGCTCTGGCCGGCGGGCTGGCCGCCCGCGGCTTCGCGTCCGGCCAGGTGGCGGCGGTGCTGTGCCCGAACGTCCCGGCATTCGTGACCGTGTTCCACGGCATCCTGCGCGCGGGCGGCACCGCCACCACGGTCAATTCCCTCTATACCGCCCACGAGATCGCCGACCAGCTGAAGGACTCGAAGGCGGTGCTGCTGTTCACGCCGTCGATGTTCCTGCCGCAGGCGGAGGCGGCCGCGCAGGAGGCCGGGCTGGACGTCGCGAACATCGTGGTCATCGACGGGTCGGACACCGTGGCGCCGGAGCGGAGCAGCCTGCGGTCACTGCTGACCAGCGGAGTGCCCGCGCCGGAGGTGAGCATCGACCCGGCCACGCACCTGGCCGTGCTGCCCTACTCCTCCGGCACCACCGGCCGGGCCAAGGGCGTGATGCTCACCCACCGGAACCTGGTGGCGAACCTCGCCCAGACCGCCGACTGCATCGGGGTCGGGCCGGCGGACAAGGTGCTCTGCGTGCTGCCGTTCTTCCACATCTACGGGATGAACGTGCTGATGAACGGGGGTCTCCAGCACCGCGCCGCGCTGGTCACCATGCCGAAGTTCGACCTGCCGGAGTTCCTCCGGATCATCGCCGAGCGCCAGGCGAGCTACCTGTTCGTCGCCCCGCCGATCGCGGTGGCGCTGGCCAAGCATCCGCTGGTCGACCAGTACGACGTGTCGACGATCCGGATGATCTTCTCCGGCGCCGCCCCGCTGGACGCCGATCTCGGGCACGCGGTGGAGCAGCGCCTGGGCTGCACCCTGCACCAGGGGTACGGGATGAGCGAGATGAGCCCGGTCAGCCACTGCATCCCGCAGAGCCGGGACGACATCCCGCTGGGCACGGTGGGTCTCACGATCCCGAACATGGAGTGCAAGCTGGTCGACCCGGCGACCGGCGAGGAGATCGGGGTGCCGGAGGCGGGCACCAGCGCACCCGGCGAGCTGTGGTGCAAGGGCCCGAACGTCATGGTGGGCTACTTCGGCAACGCCCAGGCCACCGGCGAGACCCTCGACGGGGACGGGTTCCTGCACACCGGTGACGTCGCCACGGTGTCGTCCGAGGGCTACGTGACGATCGTCGACCGGGTCAAGGAGCTCATCAAGTACAAGGGCTACCAGGTGCCGCCGGCCGAGCTGGAGGCCGTGCTGCTCGGGCACCCCGGGATCGCCGATGCGGCGGTGGTCGGGGTGATCGTCGACGGCGAGGAGATCCCGAAGGCGTTCGTGGTGCTGCAGGCCGGGGCCGAGCTGACCGCCGACGACGTGATGGCCTACGTCGCCGAGCAGGTCGCGCCGCACAAGAAGGTGCGCCAGGTGGAGTTCATCGACGTCGTCCCGAAGTCCTCGGCCGGGAAGATCCTGCGCCGACAGCTGCGGGCCGCGCCGGCCTCCGTCTGA
- a CDS encoding MarR family winged helix-turn-helix transcriptional regulator, translating to MDGRADVGVLSARLLFAFQDEMFRRLAEQGHPDLRPRHGLVLAHLDADGSRASELAVGSGQHKQVIGTTVDELERLGYVERRPDPTDRRAKLVVPTARGLDQMARARTIVADLESHYRDAVGTDRFDDFIAAFSAVVAVATAER from the coding sequence ATGGACGGACGTGCCGATGTCGGCGTGCTCTCCGCCCGGTTGCTCTTCGCCTTCCAGGACGAGATGTTCCGGCGGCTGGCCGAGCAGGGCCATCCCGACCTGCGTCCGCGGCACGGTCTGGTACTGGCCCACCTGGATGCCGACGGCAGCCGGGCCAGTGAGCTGGCGGTCGGCAGCGGGCAACACAAGCAGGTGATCGGGACGACCGTCGACGAACTGGAACGCCTGGGTTACGTCGAGCGCCGCCCGGACCCCACCGACCGGCGGGCGAAACTGGTCGTGCCGACCGCGCGCGGGCTGGACCAGATGGCGCGGGCGCGCACGATCGTCGCCGATCTCGAGTCCCACTACCGCGATGCCGTCGGGACCGACCGGTTCGACGACTTCATCGCGGCCTTCTCCGCGGTCGTGGCTGTCGCCACCGCAGAGCGCTGA
- a CDS encoding antibiotic biosynthesis monooxygenase family protein, translated as MTVVELTRFRIEPGRRQELLDARPGMLRDFEQDRAGYLGATLVELPDDQWLDIVEWRSSEDFAALRAKGANLPGIAAFFGAIAGLVSADEGVLVDPVR; from the coding sequence ATGACCGTCGTCGAACTCACCCGTTTCCGGATCGAGCCGGGGCGCCGGCAGGAACTGCTGGACGCCCGCCCCGGGATGCTGCGGGACTTCGAGCAGGACCGCGCCGGGTATCTCGGGGCCACGCTGGTCGAGCTGCCCGATGACCAGTGGCTGGACATCGTGGAATGGCGCAGCAGCGAGGACTTCGCGGCATTACGGGCGAAGGGCGCGAACCTGCCCGGGATCGCGGCGTTCTTCGGCGCGATCGCTGGGCTGGTGTCGGCGGACGAGGGCGTGCTCGTCGATCCGGTGCGCTGA
- a CDS encoding NADP-dependent isocitrate dehydrogenase, with amino-acid sequence MTKIKVTGTVVELDGDEMTRIIWQFIKDKLILPYLDVNLEYYDLGIESRDATEDQITVDAANAIKKHGVGVKCATITPDEARVEEFGLKKMWRSPNGTIRNILGGVIFREPIIISNIPRLVPGWTKPIIVGRHAYGDQYRATDFKFPGAGTLTVTFTPSDGSAPIEHEVFQAPGAGVSLSMYNLDSSIKDFARASLNYGLARNYPVYLSTKNTILKAYDGRFKDLFQEIFDAEFADQYAAAGLTYEHRLIDDMVAASLKWEGGYVWACKNYDGDVQSDTVAQGFGSLGLMTSVLTTPDGSVVEAEAAHGTVTRHYRQHQAGKPTSTNPIASIYAWTGGLKHRGKLDSLPEVTGFAETLEDVIIKTVESGKMTKDLAMLVGPDQEWQTTEDFLDALDTNLKARLA; translated from the coding sequence ATGACGAAGATCAAGGTGACCGGGACCGTCGTCGAACTCGACGGCGACGAGATGACCAGGATCATCTGGCAGTTCATCAAGGACAAGCTGATCCTGCCGTACCTCGACGTGAACCTGGAGTACTACGACCTGGGGATCGAGAGCCGGGACGCGACGGAGGACCAGATCACGGTCGACGCCGCCAATGCGATCAAGAAGCACGGTGTCGGCGTCAAGTGCGCGACGATCACCCCGGACGAGGCGCGGGTCGAGGAGTTCGGCCTGAAGAAGATGTGGCGCTCGCCCAACGGCACCATCCGCAACATCCTCGGCGGCGTGATCTTCCGCGAGCCGATCATCATCTCCAACATCCCGCGGCTGGTGCCGGGTTGGACGAAGCCGATCATCGTCGGCCGTCACGCCTACGGCGACCAGTACCGCGCAACGGATTTCAAGTTCCCCGGGGCCGGCACGCTGACCGTCACCTTCACCCCGTCGGACGGCTCCGCGCCGATCGAGCACGAGGTCTTCCAGGCGCCGGGCGCCGGCGTCTCGCTGTCGATGTACAACCTGGACAGCTCGATCAAGGACTTCGCCCGCGCCTCGCTGAACTACGGCCTGGCCCGGAACTACCCGGTGTACCTGTCCACCAAGAACACGATCCTCAAGGCCTACGACGGCCGGTTCAAGGATCTGTTCCAGGAGATCTTCGACGCCGAGTTCGCCGACCAGTACGCCGCGGCCGGCCTGACCTACGAGCACCGGCTGATCGACGACATGGTCGCCGCGTCGCTGAAATGGGAGGGCGGCTACGTCTGGGCGTGCAAGAACTACGACGGTGACGTCCAGTCCGACACCGTGGCACAGGGTTTCGGCTCGCTCGGCCTGATGACCTCGGTGCTGACCACCCCGGACGGATCGGTCGTCGAGGCCGAGGCGGCGCACGGCACCGTGACCCGGCACTACCGCCAGCACCAGGCGGGCAAGCCGACTTCCACCAACCCGATCGCGTCGATCTACGCGTGGACGGGTGGTCTGAAGCACCGCGGCAAGCTCGACTCGCTGCCGGAGGTCACCGGTTTCGCCGAGACCCTCGAGGACGTCATCATCAAGACCGTCGAGAGCGGCAAGATGACCAAGGACCTGGCCATGCTCGTCGGCCCGGACCAGGAGTGGCAGACCACCGAGGACTTCCTCGACGCGCTGGACACCAACCTGAAGGCCCGCCTGGCCTGA
- a CDS encoding MarR family winged helix-turn-helix transcriptional regulator, with protein sequence MPGTPRIEPGKMTAWAAFLHANAHVLRRLSAELEAADQVPMTTYDILVQLSEAGGSLRLRDLLDRLVVVSQPGLSRRVERLAAAGLVERRPDPEDGRGVIVRLSRAGRATLRSAAAVHMTGIAREFADRVSDEEAAVFARVCARLSVPPGQEAAPPAV encoded by the coding sequence ATGCCCGGCACACCCCGGATCGAGCCGGGAAAGATGACCGCCTGGGCGGCGTTCCTGCATGCCAACGCGCATGTGCTGCGGCGGCTCTCGGCCGAGCTGGAGGCCGCCGACCAGGTCCCGATGACCACCTACGACATCCTGGTCCAGCTCTCCGAGGCCGGCGGGTCGCTGCGGCTGCGGGACCTGCTGGACCGGCTCGTCGTGGTGTCCCAGCCCGGCCTGTCCCGGCGGGTGGAGCGGCTGGCCGCCGCCGGCCTGGTGGAGCGGCGTCCTGATCCCGAGGACGGTCGGGGTGTGATCGTCCGGCTCAGCCGCGCCGGGCGGGCCACCCTGCGGTCGGCCGCCGCGGTGCACATGACCGGCATCGCCCGCGAGTTCGCCGACCGGGTCAGCGACGAGGAGGCTGCGGTGTTCGCGCGGGTCTGCGCCCGATTGTCGGTCCCGCCCGGGCAGGAGGCCGCGCCGCCGGCGGTGTGA
- a CDS encoding maleylpyruvate isomerase N-terminal domain-containing protein, which produces MLQSDLIYLAQFEALSVWLDALEPGDLEQPSSLPGWSVGELIAHLCGTAGSISALRPVDIHDGTEPLTVSEYVAGYRASAEDIADLARQIAQEESLQPGVDIRKTLHTAHQQAVAALDRLGGADLVVATRRGPMLLSSFLDTRVLELVVHSLDLHRSLPGHPAPPVLSSAWSRVLTLLRELLTERADDPAAALAAASTMSRDEFVAAATGRAGDDPTDDRPLALTALLPLL; this is translated from the coding sequence GTGCTGCAGTCCGACCTGATCTACCTCGCCCAGTTCGAGGCGCTGTCGGTCTGGCTGGATGCGCTCGAACCGGGCGATCTGGAGCAGCCGAGCTCGCTGCCCGGCTGGTCCGTCGGCGAGCTGATCGCCCACCTGTGCGGGACCGCGGGGTCGATCTCCGCGCTCCGGCCGGTCGACATCCACGACGGCACAGAGCCTCTCACCGTGTCCGAGTACGTCGCGGGGTACCGGGCGTCGGCCGAGGACATCGCGGACCTGGCGCGGCAGATCGCCCAGGAGGAGTCCCTGCAGCCCGGTGTCGACATCCGCAAGACCCTGCACACCGCCCACCAGCAGGCCGTCGCCGCACTCGACCGGCTCGGCGGCGCGGATCTGGTCGTGGCCACCCGGCGGGGTCCGATGCTGTTGTCCTCGTTCCTGGACACCCGCGTGCTCGAGCTCGTGGTGCACTCGCTGGACCTGCACCGGTCGCTGCCCGGGCATCCCGCCCCACCGGTGCTGTCCTCCGCCTGGAGCCGGGTCCTCACCCTGCTCCGGGAGCTGCTCACCGAGCGCGCCGACGACCCGGCCGCGGCACTGGCCGCGGCATCGACCATGAGCCGGGACGAGTTCGTGGCGGCCGCCACCGGGCGCGCCGGGGACGACCCGACCGACGACCGGCCGCTGGCACTGACCGCGCTGCTGCCCCTGCTCTGA
- a CDS encoding DUF3017 domain-containing protein has translation MTTDRRLLRAVPITLVLLAVAAGLALIATDHWRRGAATLGGAAALAAVFRLVLPEQLIGVLAIRSKTFDVVFALALAALMTFLVARP, from the coding sequence GTGACCACCGACCGCCGCCTGCTGCGGGCGGTGCCGATCACCCTGGTACTGCTCGCCGTCGCCGCCGGACTCGCCCTGATCGCCACCGATCACTGGCGGCGCGGGGCCGCCACCCTGGGCGGCGCCGCCGCGTTGGCCGCGGTCTTCCGGCTGGTCCTGCCGGAGCAGCTGATCGGGGTGCTGGCCATCCGCAGCAAGACCTTCGACGTCGTCTTCGCGCTGGCGCTGGCCGCGCTGATGACCTTCCTGGTGGCCCGTCCCTGA